The Gemmatimonadota bacterium nucleotide sequence AGCCCTCCTACACCCGTACCGTCAGCCCATCGTGGAGGGCCGTGCGGTAGGCTTTGAGGGCGGGGACGAAGCCCATCAGGAAACCGGCCGTCACCACGGCGCCCATGAAGAGCAGCTCGACGGAACCGGGGGGCCGGATGGGGATGAAGAGCCCTACCTGTGCTTCGACGATAGACTGTCCGACTGAGAGCAGAACATACACCAGGCCAAGTCCGGCGAGCGCTCCCGCCGCGGCCAGGCAGGCCGATTCGAGCACCAGCAGGGGAACGATCCGGTTGGGACCGGCTCCGACGGCGCGAAGGATCGCCATCTCCCGGCGGCGCTCGTTGAGCGACGTGTAGAGCGAGACCAGCATGCCCAGCAACCCCACCATTACGACGAAGATGGTCACCAGCCGCAGGCCGGTCTCGGCGTAACCCAGGCTCCGCCACATCTCGTTCAGGGCGACTCCAGGGATCACGGCCATCATCGGCTCGTCCTCGAAGTCGTTGATCTCGCGTTGCAGCATGAGCACGTCCCGGCGGTCGGTCGTGCCCACGAAGAACGAGGTCACCTGGGTGACTTCGACATCTTCAATCGAGAGATTCGCTTCGCCGTGTGCGTGTCCGTCGTCGGCGGCAGCCACCTCGGACTCGTCGTCATGCGTGTGTCCGTCGTCCGCAGCAGCTGTCTCCGTCTCTTCCTCGTGGTCGTGTTCGTCTTCTGCCGGAACCACCTCGGCCTCCTCCTCGTGGGTGTGTCCGACGTCCGCGGGGGCCGCCTGCGCTTCTTCCTCGTGGGCATGGCCGTCTTCTGCCGAAGCCGCCGCCGTCTCCTCCTCGTGTGCGTGTCCGTCGTCTATCGGGGTCGCCTCGGTCTCCTCCTCGTGGGCGTGCCCATCGTCAACAGGGTCCTCCTCCTCGTGTGCGTGCCCATCGTCGGCCGGGGCCGCTTCCATCTCTTCATCATGGGCGTGCCCATCGTCAACAGGGGCCTCCTCCTCGTGTGCATGCCCGTCGTCCGCGGCAGCCGCCTCAGGCTCCGCCTCGTGTGCGTGTCCGTCTTCTGCCGGGGCCGACTCTTCCGCTTCCTCGTGCACATGACTATCGTCCGTCGGGGCCTCCGCCTCATCGTGGGCGTGCCCGTCGTCCGATGCCGACGACGTACCTTCCTCCAGGTGGATAGCCTCCATGCCCTCGAGGGTCACGTAGAGGGCGCGGTCGACGGGGGTGAACGTCTTGGCGAGGACGCCCACTACCGTGAAGGGCATGTGGTCGTGGACCAGGAAGCCCACTTCGCCGATCCCGTGGGTCACCGCGATCTCGTCGCCCAGTGTATAGTTCAGTTCGGTCGCCACGTCTGCGCCCAGGGTCACGTCGTACAAACCCTCGCTCGCCCGTCCCTCCGCCAGCGCGATCTCCTGGCCTCCACGGTAGCGGTAGCGGTGATAGAAGTCGTCATTCGTTCCGATGACCCGGAATCCTCGGTGGCTGTCCCCCAGGCTGTAGGGGATGGTCCATGCGACGGCGGGGTGCTCCGCCCACTGCCGGTAGGCCTCCCACGAGACGTTCTCCGTCGGCGCGCCCATGCCGAAGACCGAATACAGCAGCAGCTGGATCGTGCCGCCCTTGGTACCCACGATCAGGTCGGTCTGGCTGATGGTGTTGGAGAAGCTTTCTCGCATGCCTACGCGCACGTTCTCAACACCGATAAGAAGGGCGACGCTGAGGGCGATGGAGCCCACCGTGAGCGAGGTGCTGAAGGCGCGGTTGCGGAGCGACTTGAGCGCGAGGTCCAAAACCAGCATCAAAGCACCGCCTTGTTGATGTCGGGGAGCGAAATGGTGCGGGAGAACATGCCTTCTAGGGCGCGGTCGTGGCTCACGAACACCAGCGTTGCGCCCGCGCGCTCGCACTCCTGGAAGAGCAGCTCGAGGAAGTCCTCTCGGCGGTCGAAGTCCAGGGAGGAGGTCGGCTCATCGGCGACGATGAGCTCCGGTGCCCCGATGAGCGCGCGGCAGGCCGCCACCCGCTGTTGCTGGCCCACCGAGAGTTCGGTCACCGGCTTATTCAGTAGATCGCCGATGTGGAGATGACCGGCCAGCAGTGCGGCGGACTCCTTCACGCCTGCGCCGTCCAGCCGGGCACGGCGCCCCGCGTGCATGCGCACCGGAAGGGTGATGTTGTCGAGCACCGACAGGTAGGGGATGAGGTTGAACATCTGGAAGACATAGCCGATGTGCTCCGCCCGGAAGGCATCCCGCTGTGAGCCCGAAAGTGAGGTGAGGTCTTCGCCCAGCACCGTGACCTCGCCCTCGTTCGCTTCCAGGACCCCCGCAAGTACGCCGAGCAGCGTGGTCTTGCCGCTGCCGCTGGGGCCGAACAGGAACGCGCGCGTTTCCCGTTCGAGGGTCAGCTCGGGGATGTCCAGCACCCAGGGGCCGCTGCCGTAGCGGAAGCGCAGATTCCGGATGTCGATGGCGAGACTCATCTGTAGCCTATCCCTGCGAAACGTTGTTCAAAAAAAACCGCGCGTCCCGGCACAATCGAGTGCGCGCGCTGAGTGCATGCTGGAGACCGCGTCGTGCCTTGCAGGCGTCCGCGTCACGGATCAGTACTCGTACGGATAGACCCGCTTGCCGGTGATGGTGAAGCCGACGTAGCCGTACACGCTTTTGGTCATCTCGATCTTGAGCACGCCTTCGACCCACACCGGGTTCCACCCGTTCAAAAACGCCCATTTGTCCTTTTCCATCTCGATGTAGATGAGCTGGTTGGGCGGCGGAGGCGGCGTATGGATGCAGGCGCCGACATAGGGTACAAGGAGGAACTCCGTCACCGAGGACGCCCAGTCTTCAAGTGGAACAGCAAATCCGGGGACCTTGACGACTTTACCGTCGAGTTCCGCCAACTCCTCGCCCGGTTTGCCGGTGCGGTAGTCGAGACTGGCCAGGAGGTGCCAGCCCACCTTGATGGGCTCGTCGGCCGATTCGACCGACGGTACATCCGGCGGTGCGTACACCGGTGCGACGACCGGATGATTAGGAGCGGGCTTCGGTTCGGCCTTCGGGGATTCGCGCACAACGCTGAGGGACACCGTGACCAGCAGGGCGGCGGAAACAAAAAGTAGTTTGCGGGTGACGCCGATCATCGAAAAACTCCGTTTGTCAGGTCGTCTGTTCAATATATATAGCATACAGCCATCTATTGGCAATATAAACGTATATGCTCCTTTAACGCGTTCACTGCTTGAAATGAAAACACGAACCGGTCATTTCCATCTGATCCTTTTTCTGGCGATCGCGCTCCTGGCGTTCACGACCTTTGGTTGCGACAAACCGACGTCCAGTGTCTTCAGCGAACTGCAGATCCGGCTGGCGGCGCAATCACCGAACCAGCAGCACGTCGGATCCGTCGTCGTGCGATTCTCCGAGATGGCCGTACGCTCCGCCGCGAACAGCGAGTACGGAACCCCTGGCGCCGTGCCCCACACGATCGACCTGGCCGAACTCGGCGGGAGCGGAACCCGTATTCTGGATGTCTTTTCCGTGGCCGAAGGCAGATACGACGCGGCTCGGCTCAAACTCGACGGCGTAACCGTGACGCTGACGAACGGTTCTCAGTTCAGCGAAGTGTTCTCGCCACCGCTCGACGTGGAGATCGTCGTCCAGGGATCTACCCCCGTAGTCGTCGAGCGAAATCGAAAAGCCGATGCGGTCATCGATTTCGACCAGATGCGATCGATCACCCTCGAGGGGGGCACCCGGCGACCCCACGACATCACCGGCTTCAGGTTCCAGCCGAGGGCCCGGCTAGTCGACCTGGCGAGTTCGGGACAGGTCTCCGGAACCGTCAAACACGATAACGGCACGCCCTCGGTCCTCCGGGACGACGTGCCATTGCCCGGATACCCGGTTACCCTCTTTCAACCCGGCGGGACGGATTCGGTGACGGTCCGTACCAATGACGCGGGCCGGTACACCGCCTTCTTCATGCCGGCCGGGTCGTACGCCCTGTACGTTCCGCAGACCGAAGCAACCGAAGCCTGGGCATCGGAAAACGTCGAGGTGACGACCGCCAGCACCACCCGCCAGGATATCGTCCTCGCCAGGCGCTGAAGTCACGGCCGGGCGGCTGATTTCGCCAGGCGCTGGAGTCGCGGTCGGGCGGCTGATCTCCCGGGAAATGAAGCCTTGACGGTACCGGGGCCGGCCTGCACATTGTCTTTCTGTTTTCAGGCAAAATGGCTGGCCGAATGCGAGCGATACCGATGCCGCGGCCCGGTGCGTTTGCCACCGCGTGGGAAGGGGCGTTTGATGGCATTTTACATGTACCTGTCCATCACCGGCGAGGGTAAAATCGCCCTTTACGAAA carries:
- a CDS encoding DUF3299 domain-containing protein, producing the protein MIGVTRKLLFVSAALLVTVSLSVVRESPKAEPKPAPNHPVVAPVYAPPDVPSVESADEPIKVGWHLLASLDYRTGKPGEELAELDGKVVKVPGFAVPLEDWASSVTEFLLVPYVGACIHTPPPPPNQLIYIEMEKDKWAFLNGWNPVWVEGVLKIEMTKSVYGYVGFTITGKRVYPYEY
- a CDS encoding ABC transporter ATP-binding protein, with translation MSLAIDIRNLRFRYGSGPWVLDIPELTLERETRAFLFGPSGSGKTTLLGVLAGVLEANEGEVTVLGEDLTSLSGSQRDAFRAEHIGYVFQMFNLIPYLSVLDNITLPVRMHAGRRARLDGAGVKESAALLAGHLHIGDLLNKPVTELSVGQQQRVAACRALIGAPELIVADEPTSSLDFDRREDFLELLFQECERAGATLVFVSHDRALEGMFSRTISLPDINKAVL
- a CDS encoding ABC transporter permease, which encodes MLVLDLALKSLRNRAFSTSLTVGSIALSVALLIGVENVRVGMRESFSNTISQTDLIVGTKGGTIQLLLYSVFGMGAPTENVSWEAYRQWAEHPAVAWTIPYSLGDSHRGFRVIGTNDDFYHRYRYRGGQEIALAEGRASEGLYDVTLGADVATELNYTLGDEIAVTHGIGEVGFLVHDHMPFTVVGVLAKTFTPVDRALYVTLEGMEAIHLEEGTSSASDDGHAHDEAEAPTDDSHVHEEAEESAPAEDGHAHEAEPEAAAADDGHAHEEEAPVDDGHAHDEEMEAAPADDGHAHEEEDPVDDGHAHEEETEATPIDDGHAHEEETAAASAEDGHAHEEEAQAAPADVGHTHEEEAEVVPAEDEHDHEEETETAAADDGHTHDDESEVAAADDGHAHGEANLSIEDVEVTQVTSFFVGTTDRRDVLMLQREINDFEDEPMMAVIPGVALNEMWRSLGYAETGLRLVTIFVVMVGLLGMLVSLYTSLNERRREMAILRAVGAGPNRIVPLLVLESACLAAAGALAGLGLVYVLLSVGQSIVEAQVGLFIPIRPPGSVELLFMGAVVTAGFLMGFVPALKAYRTALHDGLTVRV
- a CDS encoding DUF4382 domain-containing protein, which codes for MKTRTGHFHLILFLAIALLAFTTFGCDKPTSSVFSELQIRLAAQSPNQQHVGSVVVRFSEMAVRSAANSEYGTPGAVPHTIDLAELGGSGTRILDVFSVAEGRYDAARLKLDGVTVTLTNGSQFSEVFSPPLDVEIVVQGSTPVVVERNRKADAVIDFDQMRSITLEGGTRRPHDITGFRFQPRARLVDLASSGQVSGTVKHDNGTPSVLRDDVPLPGYPVTLFQPGGTDSVTVRTNDAGRYTAFFMPAGSYALYVPQTEATEAWASENVEVTTASTTRQDIVLARR